Proteins from a genomic interval of Polaribacter sejongensis:
- a CDS encoding 3-phosphoshikimate 1-carboxyvinyltransferase, translated as MDILLNVVDNKKINEKITISGSKSESNRLLILQNLFPELSIENLSDSDDSVHMQHALSTKDEVVNIGHAGTAMRFLTSYFAVKEGREVVLTGSERMQNRPIEILVNALKDLGATITYEDKVGYPPIRIKGSKITTDKVQINGNVSSQYISSMLLIASKLENGLEIELLGKITSVPYINMTLSLLNQLGIETNFEGNFIKVLPKKSVKKQTVVVESDWSSASYFYSIAALAEIGSEISLSAYKKESLQGDSCLAEIYQHFGVETIFGENFITLKKVKETKKATLEIDLKNAPDIAQTIVVTCFAENIACNLTGLHTLKIKETDRLVALNDELTNLGATISVTDKSLHLEISSTINSNISIKTYNDHRMAMAFAPLALRVPIKILNAEVVTKSYQKFWDDMQQIGIKIDKV; from the coding sequence ATGGATATATTATTAAATGTTGTAGATAATAAAAAGATTAATGAGAAAATAACAATCTCTGGTTCTAAAAGTGAATCGAATAGATTGTTGATTCTTCAAAATTTATTTCCAGAACTTTCTATAGAAAATTTATCAGATTCAGACGATTCTGTACACATGCAACATGCTCTTTCTACAAAAGATGAAGTTGTAAATATTGGTCATGCTGGTACAGCAATGCGTTTTTTAACATCTTATTTTGCTGTAAAAGAAGGTAGAGAAGTGGTGCTTACAGGTTCTGAGAGAATGCAAAACAGACCAATTGAAATATTGGTAAATGCTTTAAAAGATTTAGGAGCAACAATTACTTATGAAGATAAAGTTGGGTATCCGCCAATTAGAATCAAAGGTTCTAAAATTACAACAGATAAAGTCCAAATTAATGGAAATGTAAGTAGTCAATATATTTCTTCTATGTTGCTAATTGCATCAAAATTAGAAAACGGATTAGAAATAGAGTTACTAGGTAAAATTACTTCAGTTCCTTATATAAACATGACGTTAAGTTTGTTAAATCAATTAGGAATTGAAACTAATTTTGAAGGAAACTTTATTAAAGTTTTGCCTAAGAAATCGGTGAAAAAACAAACCGTTGTGGTAGAATCAGACTGGTCTTCTGCAAGTTATTTTTATTCAATTGCTGCTTTGGCAGAAATAGGATCAGAAATTTCTTTATCAGCTTATAAAAAAGAAAGCTTACAAGGAGATTCTTGTTTGGCAGAAATCTATCAACACTTTGGAGTAGAAACTATTTTTGGTGAGAATTTTATCACCTTAAAAAAAGTAAAAGAAACAAAGAAAGCAACTTTAGAAATCGACTTAAAAAATGCACCAGATATTGCACAAACAATTGTTGTAACTTGTTTTGCAGAAAATATTGCGTGTAATTTAACCGGTTTACATACCTTAAAAATTAAAGAAACAGATAGGTTAGTCGCTTTAAATGACGAGTTAACCAATTTAGGAGCTACAATTTCTGTAACCGATAAAAGTTTACATTTAGAAATTTCTTCGACAATAAATTCTAATATTTCTATAAAAACGTATAACGATCATAGAATGGCAATGGCATTTGCACCTTTGGCGCTAAGAGTTCCTATTAAAATTTTAAATGCTGAAGTGGTTACAAAATCGTATCAAAAGTTTTGGGATGACATGCAACAAATTGGCATTAAAATAGATAAAGTGTAA